Proteins encoded by one window of Salmonirosea aquatica:
- a CDS encoding AAA family ATPase codes for MKYQSDVEAAEAMTQAYQKLRTEIGQVIVGQDDVVKLLLTAIFCQGHCLLVGVPGLAKTLLIQTIASSMDLSFNRIQFTPDLMPSDIVGSETLDQQRNFKFLRGPVFANIILADEINRTPPKTQSALLEAMQEYSVTVAGQRHDLSRPFFVLATQNPIEQEGTYPLPEAQLDRFMFMISLDYPSYAEEVSIVKNTTTDVRYQVQEVLSGVDIQEFQHLVRRVPVTDNVIEYAVKLVQKTRPDTGLSAAEANDYLEWGAGPRASQALILAAKCNALLSGKYSPDIEDVKAVALPVLRHRIVRNFKAEAEGITVDNLIGRLV; via the coding sequence GTGAAATACCAATCGGATGTCGAAGCCGCCGAGGCGATGACGCAAGCTTACCAAAAACTCCGCACCGAAATCGGGCAGGTGATTGTAGGACAGGACGACGTAGTGAAACTACTGCTGACGGCCATTTTTTGTCAGGGACACTGCCTGCTGGTAGGGGTACCCGGCCTGGCCAAAACCCTGCTGATCCAGACCATTGCCTCATCCATGGATTTGAGCTTCAACCGTATTCAGTTTACCCCCGACCTCATGCCTTCGGATATTGTGGGTTCTGAAACCCTGGATCAGCAACGGAATTTCAAGTTTCTGCGCGGACCGGTTTTCGCCAACATCATCCTCGCGGATGAGATTAACCGTACGCCACCCAAAACCCAATCGGCTCTGCTGGAAGCCATGCAGGAGTACTCGGTGACCGTAGCCGGTCAGCGGCATGATCTATCGCGGCCGTTTTTCGTGCTGGCCACGCAGAATCCTATCGAACAGGAAGGTACCTATCCCCTACCCGAAGCGCAGCTGGACCGCTTCATGTTCATGATTTCGCTGGACTACCCTTCCTACGCCGAAGAAGTGAGCATTGTGAAGAACACTACGACGGACGTGCGCTATCAGGTACAGGAAGTATTGAGTGGTGTAGATATTCAGGAGTTTCAGCATCTTGTACGCCGGGTACCTGTGACCGACAACGTGATCGAGTACGCCGTAAAACTCGTCCAGAAAACCCGCCCGGATACCGGTCTTTCGGCCGCCGAAGCCAACGACTACCTGGAATGGGGCGCAGGTCCGCGTGCTTCGCAGGCCCTTATTCTTGCCGCTAAATGCAATGCCCTGCTGTCGGGTAAGTACTCACCTGATATTGAGGACGTGAAGGCCGTGGCGCTACCCGTTTTGCGGCACCGCATCGTCCGTAATTTCAAGGCCGAAGCCGAAGGAATTACCGTGGATAATCTGATCGGGCGATTGGTTTAA
- a CDS encoding peptidylprolyl isomerase — translation MHTFRWLYIVVLAGVVASCKTAIPPQQSPAEPEVPTLVQIGDKTFSPDAFFQSFTKNRFSADSAQSLSARQYFDIYTNTKLKLLGAEAQGRDTTSDFKEEIASYREQLAAPYLTDKERVAELTEEAYNRLKQEVHAAHILVAVPEEALPADTLSAYRAAVAMRGRLLEGSDFGDMAQKFSKDATAKDNKGDLGYFTAFQMVYPFENAAYTTPVGQISEPVRTKFGYHLIKVLDRRPTRGKRRVAHVMIQVKPDFPAEKKKEAEQRIRDAYARLEKGEPWDKVVQVYSDDFQSRQSGGLLPAFGVGEMMPAFEAAAYGLDKVGDYSKPVETPYGWHIIRLVEKRPLESFATMEPSLRQKVMTDSRGHLMERDFIERLKKEYTIQENPDAWSEMLELADSSLLKGTLKIPETFTAAVENPMLFTIEKEASSSRMFLDYVKSHLVARPAGSDPKIVLRSYYNDFLARRLLDYEKSILETKYPEFKVLMNEIRDGVLLSQVMEEQVWQRSLDDSTGQRRLYEQNLEQYQYPARALATVIQAKDTTVLNQVLESLAQVPYVLRLKGEELLFEQGKTQLSPLQTNTLYSLAATLKKNQEYVVEVAGYRTADEADTVSASRISHAVRYLNSQGIPITRIMEKDYGSFRPVPEPDRNRRVSFQFFSRSKKDLERAMNRDAPGNVRITEGYFAKDHPLFKEALWEVGDQRIPAALDGSVLAIQIQKIEPPRPKTFNEARGSVINAYQKILEKQWLDSLKTRFPVQVNEKELEKLTR, via the coding sequence ATGCATACTTTTCGTTGGCTGTATATAGTGGTTCTGGCCGGAGTTGTGGCGTCCTGCAAAACGGCTATTCCCCCCCAACAGTCGCCCGCCGAACCGGAGGTACCTACCCTGGTGCAGATCGGGGATAAGACTTTCAGCCCGGATGCTTTCTTTCAGTCTTTTACCAAAAACCGCTTCTCCGCCGACTCGGCCCAATCGCTCAGTGCCCGGCAGTACTTTGATATCTATACCAATACCAAACTGAAACTTCTGGGAGCCGAGGCGCAGGGCCGCGACACCACGAGCGATTTTAAGGAAGAAATCGCTTCGTACCGCGAACAACTGGCCGCTCCCTACCTCACCGATAAGGAACGGGTAGCCGAACTGACCGAAGAAGCCTACAACCGACTGAAGCAGGAAGTACATGCCGCCCACATTCTGGTCGCGGTACCTGAGGAAGCACTACCCGCCGATACGCTCTCGGCCTATCGGGCCGCCGTAGCCATGCGTGGACGTTTACTGGAAGGCTCGGATTTTGGCGATATGGCCCAGAAATTTTCCAAGGACGCAACGGCCAAAGACAATAAGGGCGACCTGGGCTATTTTACGGCTTTTCAGATGGTGTACCCCTTCGAGAACGCTGCCTACACCACACCCGTCGGGCAAATCTCCGAGCCCGTTCGCACCAAGTTTGGCTATCACCTCATCAAGGTACTCGACCGCCGTCCCACGCGGGGCAAACGCCGCGTGGCCCACGTGATGATTCAGGTGAAGCCCGATTTTCCTGCTGAGAAGAAAAAGGAAGCCGAGCAGCGCATCCGGGATGCCTACGCCCGCCTGGAAAAAGGGGAGCCCTGGGACAAAGTGGTGCAGGTCTACTCCGACGATTTCCAGTCACGGCAGTCGGGTGGACTTCTGCCGGCATTTGGGGTAGGAGAAATGATGCCCGCCTTCGAAGCGGCGGCCTACGGGTTGGATAAAGTCGGTGATTATTCCAAACCGGTCGAAACTCCTTACGGCTGGCATATCATCCGGTTGGTAGAGAAACGCCCGCTGGAATCATTTGCCACGATGGAGCCCTCCCTGCGGCAGAAAGTGATGACCGACAGCCGGGGCCACCTGATGGAGAGGGATTTTATAGAACGTCTGAAGAAAGAATATACCATTCAGGAAAATCCCGACGCGTGGAGCGAAATGCTGGAGCTGGCCGACAGCAGCCTGCTTAAGGGTACCTTAAAAATTCCCGAAACCTTCACAGCGGCTGTGGAAAACCCGATGCTGTTCACCATCGAGAAAGAAGCTTCCAGTAGCCGTATGTTTCTGGATTACGTCAAAAGTCATCTCGTGGCGCGTCCCGCAGGTTCCGATCCCAAAATTGTTTTGCGTAGCTATTACAACGATTTCCTGGCCCGGCGACTCCTGGATTATGAGAAGAGTATTCTGGAAACAAAGTACCCCGAATTTAAGGTACTGATGAACGAAATCCGGGATGGGGTACTTCTTTCGCAGGTGATGGAAGAGCAGGTCTGGCAGCGGTCGCTGGATGATTCAACCGGCCAACGCCGGCTTTACGAGCAGAACCTGGAGCAGTATCAGTACCCTGCCCGGGCTTTGGCTACAGTGATCCAGGCCAAGGACACGACGGTGTTGAATCAGGTATTGGAATCACTGGCCCAGGTACCTTATGTCTTGCGGCTGAAAGGGGAAGAATTGCTTTTTGAGCAGGGAAAAACCCAGCTTTCACCCTTACAAACGAATACGCTGTACAGCCTGGCTGCTACCTTGAAGAAAAACCAGGAGTACGTGGTGGAAGTGGCGGGCTACCGTACGGCTGACGAAGCGGATACCGTATCGGCCAGTCGCATCAGTCACGCGGTGCGCTACCTCAATAGCCAGGGCATTCCGATTACCCGAATCATGGAAAAAGACTATGGCTCGTTCCGCCCCGTGCCGGAGCCGGATCGCAACCGCCGGGTCAGTTTTCAGTTTTTCAGTCGTTCTAAAAAAGACCTGGAACGAGCCATGAACCGCGACGCGCCCGGTAATGTTCGGATTACGGAAGGGTACTTTGCCAAAGACCATCCCCTCTTCAAAGAAGCCCTCTGGGAGGTAGGTGATCAACGTATTCCTGCTGCTTTGGATGGAAGCGTACTGGCCATCCAGATTCAGAAAATCGAGCCTCCGCGTCCGAAAACCTTTAATGAAGCCCGCGGTTCGGTCATCAATGCGTACCAGAAAATTCTGGAAAAGCAATGGCTGGATTCCTTGAAAACGAGATTTCCCGTACAGGTCAATGAAAAGGAGTTAGAAAAACTCACCAGATAA
- a CDS encoding aldehyde dehydrogenase (NADP(+)) gives MSITGKNYIGYSQSAENAKTFQSYVPVKHTHLPETFHPATAEEVEKTMQLAERAFDEYAAIPASQRADFLMAITEEMMAMGDELLERAHQETGLPMGRLQGERGRTINQLTQFANLIREGSWVEARVDTAQPDRTPAPKPDLRKMLVPIGPIVIFGSSNFPFAYSIAGVDTAPALAAGNPVILKAHPAHPGVSDLTAQAIVKAAQRTGMPNGVFSMLYDDGYEVGTALVQHPYTKAVGFTGSFKGGMALYKMAQERDEPIPVFAEMGSVNPVVILPDTLAAHTESLAKTLAGSVTLGAGQFCTNPGLVFTLDSPALDEFEKIYAREVGKITSMTMLTEGIRKNFFKLRDKALAEAGVETLVLSDEKAEGENQSQASIARVSGKDFIKNPNLHEEVFGPFSLLVVCEDSIELQAALKHIPGQLTTSLMADAAEAAGHPQILRLLSRRAGRFIMNGVPTGVEVCAAMHHGGPFPSTTDSRFTSVGRDAILRFVRPLSFQDWPDSLLPDELKDSNPLGIWRLVNNELTQDAI, from the coding sequence ATGTCCATCACAGGTAAAAACTATATTGGCTATTCGCAATCAGCTGAAAACGCCAAAACATTTCAATCATACGTTCCGGTAAAACATACGCACCTACCCGAAACATTTCATCCCGCTACTGCGGAAGAAGTAGAAAAAACCATGCAACTGGCCGAGCGAGCGTTTGACGAATACGCTGCCATTCCGGCCAGTCAACGGGCCGATTTTTTAATGGCGATCACCGAAGAAATGATGGCTATGGGCGACGAATTATTGGAGCGCGCCCATCAGGAAACCGGCTTACCCATGGGGCGTTTGCAGGGCGAGCGGGGCCGTACCATCAACCAGCTTACGCAGTTTGCCAATCTGATACGGGAGGGTTCCTGGGTCGAAGCGCGCGTGGATACCGCCCAGCCCGACCGTACCCCCGCGCCCAAGCCCGATCTGCGGAAGATGCTGGTACCCATCGGTCCGATCGTGATTTTCGGTTCCAGCAATTTTCCCTTTGCCTATTCTATTGCGGGCGTCGATACGGCTCCGGCTTTGGCGGCGGGCAACCCGGTTATCCTCAAAGCCCATCCTGCCCACCCCGGTGTAAGCGATCTCACAGCTCAGGCCATTGTCAAGGCGGCTCAGCGCACGGGTATGCCCAATGGCGTATTTTCCATGCTCTACGACGATGGCTATGAGGTAGGTACCGCCCTGGTGCAGCACCCCTATACCAAAGCGGTTGGCTTTACAGGATCCTTTAAGGGCGGCATGGCCCTCTACAAAATGGCGCAGGAGCGCGACGAACCCATACCCGTTTTTGCCGAAATGGGTAGCGTGAATCCAGTCGTGATCCTGCCTGATACGCTGGCCGCACATACGGAGTCGCTGGCAAAAACCCTGGCCGGATCGGTGACACTGGGGGCCGGACAGTTTTGCACGAATCCGGGACTGGTGTTTACTTTGGATTCGCCCGCTCTGGATGAATTTGAGAAAATCTACGCCCGGGAAGTTGGTAAAATCACTTCCATGACGATGCTCACCGAGGGTATTCGGAAGAATTTTTTCAAACTACGCGACAAGGCTCTTGCTGAGGCCGGGGTAGAAACGTTGGTACTTTCCGATGAAAAAGCAGAAGGTGAAAACCAATCTCAGGCTTCCATTGCGCGTGTAAGTGGCAAGGATTTTATCAAAAATCCAAACCTGCACGAGGAAGTGTTCGGTCCCTTCTCGTTATTAGTCGTTTGTGAGGATTCCATCGAATTGCAAGCTGCCCTGAAGCACATTCCCGGACAACTTACTACTTCGCTGATGGCCGATGCCGCCGAAGCCGCCGGGCATCCGCAGATTTTACGCCTCCTTTCGCGCCGGGCCGGAAGGTTCATTATGAATGGGGTACCTACGGGCGTAGAGGTATGTGCGGCTATGCACCACGGCGGCCCATTCCCGTCTACCACCGACTCCCGGTTCACGTCCGTCGGGCGCGACGCTATCCTGCGTTTCGTGCGGCCACTCTCCTTCCAGGATTGGCCGGATAGCCTTTTGCCCGACGAGTTAAAGGACAGCAATCCGCTCGGAATCTGGCGTTTGGTTAATAATGAATTGACCCAGGACGCCATATAA
- the truA gene encoding tRNA pseudouridine(38-40) synthase TruA: protein MRYFIELSYKGTDFIGWQRQVKGRSVQQTLEEAMATILRQPVEIVGSSRTDAGVHAGQQFAHFDSQVPLADPEKLVYRLNSILSYDLAVRRIFPVEAEVHARFAATYRRYEYRIIRHKNPFLTNQAYLFRPDLDLEAMNAAAALLLKFDDFESFSKVHTDVKTFLCTITTAEWQWAGGTLIFRIQANRFLRGMVRALVGTLLDVGTGKQTVADFENIILAKNRKHAGAQAPAHGLFLVEVGYPSEIVRPDYLNFT, encoded by the coding sequence ATGCGGTACTTTATCGAACTCAGCTACAAAGGCACGGATTTTATCGGCTGGCAGCGGCAGGTCAAGGGCCGCTCGGTACAGCAAACGCTCGAAGAAGCTATGGCTACCATTCTGCGGCAGCCCGTCGAAATCGTCGGCAGCAGCCGCACCGATGCGGGCGTGCACGCCGGGCAGCAGTTTGCGCATTTTGATTCGCAGGTACCCCTGGCAGATCCCGAAAAGCTGGTATATCGCCTGAACAGCATTCTGTCTTACGATCTGGCCGTACGCCGTATTTTTCCGGTCGAAGCCGAAGTCCACGCCCGTTTTGCGGCTACGTACCGTCGCTATGAATACCGCATCATCCGGCATAAAAATCCCTTTTTAACAAATCAGGCCTACCTATTTCGTCCTGATCTGGATCTGGAAGCCATGAATGCAGCGGCGGCATTACTGCTGAAATTCGACGATTTTGAGAGTTTCAGTAAGGTACATACCGACGTCAAAACTTTTTTGTGCACGATCACCACCGCCGAATGGCAGTGGGCAGGGGGTACCTTAATATTCAGAATACAAGCCAATCGGTTTCTGCGGGGTATGGTGCGCGCACTGGTGGGTACCCTGCTGGATGTGGGTACGGGTAAGCAAACCGTAGCTGATTTTGAAAATATTATTCTGGCCAAAAACCGAAAGCATGCCGGAGCACAGGCACCGGCCCACGGACTGTTTCTGGTCGAGGTAGGGTACCCTTCTGAAATTGTAAGGCCTGATTATCTGAACTTTACCTGA
- a CDS encoding response regulator — MTSSSASLTNIHNFKNITILLVEDNPDHLFLIRAALQECVPDIHLVETVDRKSALQYLASEWDKKGKNLPKLILLDLYLPTREEGLEALKGFKSFFAGRSQPSIPVVMFSFSDRVEDINDSYEFGANAYLVKSPDYEAWKKYFEGLRDFWLETVSLPMHEV, encoded by the coding sequence ATGACTTCATCTTCGGCTAGTCTTACTAATATTCATAATTTCAAGAATATAACAATTTTGCTGGTCGAAGACAATCCCGATCACTTATTTCTGATCAGGGCTGCTTTACAGGAATGTGTGCCCGATATTCATTTAGTCGAGACGGTGGACAGAAAGTCGGCTTTACAATACCTGGCTTCTGAATGGGATAAAAAAGGAAAAAACCTTCCAAAACTCATTTTGCTCGATCTTTACCTACCCACCCGCGAAGAAGGACTGGAAGCCCTGAAAGGGTTCAAATCCTTCTTCGCGGGCAGAAGCCAGCCTTCCATCCCCGTCGTAATGTTCAGTTTTTCGGACCGCGTGGAAGATATAAACGACTCCTACGAATTTGGAGCCAATGCTTATTTGGTAAAATCACCTGACTACGAAGCGTGGAAGAAGTACTTCGAAGGCTTACGGGATTTCTGGCTGGAGACTGTCAGTCTGCCGATGCATGAAGTATGA
- a CDS encoding nucleotidyltransferase family protein — translation MTIGIIILAAGASQRMGRPKQTLALDAGKSMLQTTVETALATKQRPVIVVVGANKAEVVPELAGYPVTIVDNAFWPEGMATSIKVGLAGLYMTEPKLDGVLMLVCDQPYLTTALLEQMAATFQESGKKAVACRYKKQWGVPVLIGRELLAELTQLTGDHGAKPLLEKHLTDVAFVDFDQGVIDLDTPEDYEAFLAK, via the coding sequence ATGACGATAGGAATAATAATTCTGGCCGCTGGCGCTTCACAGCGCATGGGCCGACCCAAGCAGACCCTCGCGCTGGATGCCGGCAAAAGTATGTTACAAACCACCGTTGAAACGGCTCTGGCCACGAAGCAGCGCCCGGTGATCGTGGTGGTAGGGGCCAATAAAGCCGAGGTGGTTCCCGAACTGGCAGGGTACCCTGTGACGATCGTAGACAATGCGTTCTGGCCGGAAGGTATGGCCACCTCCATCAAGGTAGGTTTGGCCGGGTTGTACATGACCGAACCCAAACTGGACGGCGTGCTGATGCTGGTCTGCGACCAACCCTACCTCACCACCGCGTTACTGGAACAAATGGCAGCTACTTTTCAGGAATCGGGTAAGAAAGCGGTGGCGTGTCGCTACAAAAAGCAGTGGGGGGTACCTGTACTCATCGGACGCGAATTACTGGCCGAACTCACCCAACTCACAGGCGATCATGGAGCGAAACCTTTGCTGGAAAAGCATTTGACTGACGTAGCTTTCGTGGATTTTGATCAAGGTGTTATCGATCTGGATACGCCGGAGGATTATGAGGCGTTTTTGGCGAAGTGA
- a CDS encoding cupin domain-containing protein, whose product MVSSQILIKKNFKEISDKVDKVYDNFILESVNDHCLRIAVMNGEYKWHFHENTDELFLILEGLLKIEFKDKEPVYLKPGDFIKIPSKIIHKTSAINRTVNLTVEKNVEDTIFVE is encoded by the coding sequence ATGGTAAGCTCACAAATTCTGATTAAGAAAAATTTTAAAGAAATCAGTGATAAGGTTGACAAAGTGTATGATAATTTTATTCTTGAAAGTGTAAATGATCACTGTTTGAGGATTGCCGTTATGAATGGAGAATATAAATGGCATTTCCACGAAAATACAGATGAGTTATTTTTGATTCTTGAAGGCTTACTCAAAATTGAATTTAAAGACAAGGAGCCCGTTTATTTAAAACCGGGTGATTTTATTAAAATACCTTCCAAAATAATTCATAAAACAAGTGCTATCAATAGAACAGTAAATTTGACCGTTGAAAAAAATGTAGAGGACACAATTTTCGTTGAATAA
- a CDS encoding DUF4287 domain-containing protein produces MSFQAYLDNIKAKTGKTPEDFKKLAEAKGFFLNGQIQPSVKAGEIVKYLKEKGVRYLTPGNLRRSSASIGITGPCQRCFF; encoded by the coding sequence ATGTCATTTCAAGCCTACTTGGACAACATTAAAGCTAAAACTGGAAAAACACCGGAGGATTTTAAGAAATTGGCGGAGGCGAAAGGATTTTTCCTGAACGGACAAATCCAACCGAGCGTAAAAGCCGGGGAAATTGTCAAATATTTGAAGGAAAAAGGCGTAAGGTACCTTACGCCTGGCAATTTAAGGAGAAGCTCAGCATCAATCGGCATCACCGGCCCTTGTCAGCGGTGCTTTTTTTAG
- a CDS encoding agmatine deiminase family protein, whose protein sequence is MTNPLPASSLTPSQLGFTFPAEWYPHRATWLTFPHNEASWQGDRLARMRPQYLAFIKAISQGEKVGIIAHDESLKAFVTQELDAIGVDLNQIEFVVKPTNDAWCRDHGPAFLINPETRQRLVVDWGHNAWGGKYPPYDDDNRTPLAVAEHLGLLTVQPGIIMEGGSVEFNGAGTLLTSRSCLLNPNRNPQLNQDQIEEYLRNYYGVEQILWVEDGIVGDDTDGHIDDTTRFVNENTVVACVETDPHDANYEVLQTNLRLLQNMRLMNGKPLNVIELPMPKAVMIDDFRTPGSYANFLICNAGVIVPVFDNPNDQTAIDILEQAFPDRKIIPLSATEIIWGQGSFHCLSQQEPAV, encoded by the coding sequence ATGACCAATCCCCTTCCCGCTTCTTCGCTTACTCCCAGCCAGCTAGGCTTTACTTTCCCCGCCGAATGGTATCCGCACCGCGCCACCTGGCTCACGTTTCCGCATAACGAAGCCTCGTGGCAGGGCGACCGACTTGCCCGTATGAGGCCGCAGTATCTGGCCTTTATCAAAGCCATCAGCCAGGGCGAGAAGGTCGGTATTATTGCCCATGACGAATCGCTTAAAGCGTTTGTCACGCAGGAACTTGACGCGATTGGCGTAGATCTGAATCAGATTGAATTTGTGGTAAAACCTACCAACGATGCCTGGTGCCGCGACCACGGCCCGGCGTTTCTGATCAATCCCGAAACCCGGCAGCGCCTCGTAGTCGACTGGGGTCACAACGCCTGGGGCGGCAAGTACCCCCCTTACGACGACGACAACCGCACCCCGCTGGCCGTGGCGGAGCATCTGGGCCTGCTCACGGTACAGCCCGGCATTATCATGGAGGGCGGCTCGGTCGAGTTTAATGGAGCAGGTACCCTGCTCACAAGCCGCTCGTGTTTGCTCAACCCCAACCGCAATCCGCAATTGAATCAGGACCAGATTGAAGAGTACCTGCGCAATTATTACGGAGTAGAACAAATTCTGTGGGTGGAAGACGGCATCGTGGGCGACGATACCGATGGCCATATCGACGACACCACGCGGTTTGTAAACGAAAATACGGTGGTAGCCTGCGTGGAAACCGATCCGCACGATGCGAACTACGAGGTACTCCAAACGAATCTGCGTCTGCTCCAGAACATGCGCCTGATGAATGGCAAACCTCTAAACGTCATTGAACTGCCCATGCCCAAAGCCGTGATGATCGACGACTTCCGCACGCCAGGCTCCTACGCCAATTTTCTGATCTGCAACGCGGGCGTGATCGTACCGGTCTTTGACAACCCCAATGACCAAACGGCTATCGACATTCTGGAACAAGCCTTTCCCGACCGGAAAATCATTCCGCTGTCCGCCACCGAAATCATCTGGGGGCAAGGTAGCTTTCACTGCCTGAGCCAGCAGGAGCCGGCGGTCTAG
- a CDS encoding peptidylprolyl isomerase produces MRRGLLVLAFGLVSLIGFGQGQQGISVDKIIARVDNYYILRSELEEIFQSYKAEGQRTPERCQLLESLIINKMLLAKAEIDSVTVEEGQVDDQLDGRMSYMIQRFGSEKNLVEAYGKSVNELKTELRQQVKDQAIVETMQQKIAGDVKITPNEVRRFFNAIPKDSLPYIPSEVEVGQIVRLATVTKEQKDKLRQQLLDIKKKAEAGEDFAMLAQIYSEDLGSAKNGGDLGFAKRGAMVSEFEGAALALKPNEISDIVESQYGFHLIQLLEVRGAEYHARHILLRPDYNRGTDITEATRYLDSLHTLIEIDSLTFAQAAKANSEDKMTADGGGLIVDPNTGLARIPLDASMDPALYFALDSMKVGDVSAPISYRTEDGRSAMRILWYKSKSEPHTANLRDDYEKLAQIVLSNKKNNALEEWFKKAAGDVFISVDEEFQNCQIFGLAPKENQ; encoded by the coding sequence ATGCGCCGAGGCCTTCTCGTGCTGGCCTTTGGTCTGGTATCCCTGATCGGCTTTGGACAGGGCCAGCAGGGAATCAGCGTAGATAAAATCATCGCCCGCGTAGACAATTACTATATCCTTCGTTCCGAACTGGAAGAAATTTTTCAAAGCTACAAAGCCGAAGGCCAGCGTACGCCCGAACGCTGCCAATTGCTCGAATCGCTCATTATTAACAAGATGCTGCTGGCCAAAGCTGAGATAGACTCTGTTACGGTGGAAGAGGGCCAGGTAGACGACCAACTGGACGGCCGCATGAGCTACATGATTCAGCGGTTCGGTTCAGAAAAAAACCTGGTGGAAGCCTACGGTAAAAGCGTCAACGAATTGAAAACCGAACTTCGTCAGCAAGTAAAGGATCAGGCTATTGTGGAAACCATGCAGCAGAAAATTGCCGGCGACGTGAAGATAACGCCCAACGAGGTACGGCGGTTTTTCAACGCAATTCCCAAGGATAGCCTACCCTATATTCCGTCGGAAGTGGAGGTAGGTCAGATTGTGCGCCTGGCGACCGTCACCAAGGAGCAAAAAGACAAGCTGCGCCAGCAGCTGCTCGACATTAAAAAGAAAGCCGAAGCTGGCGAAGATTTTGCCATGCTGGCCCAAATCTATTCTGAAGACCTGGGCTCGGCCAAAAATGGTGGCGACCTGGGCTTTGCCAAGCGCGGAGCTATGGTATCCGAGTTTGAAGGCGCCGCCCTGGCTTTGAAGCCCAATGAGATATCCGACATCGTGGAAAGCCAGTACGGTTTTCACCTAATTCAACTGCTCGAGGTACGGGGTGCCGAGTACCATGCCCGGCACATTCTGCTCCGGCCCGACTATAACCGGGGTACTGATATTACCGAAGCTACCCGCTATCTTGACAGCCTGCACACGCTGATCGAGATCGATTCGCTTACCTTCGCGCAGGCCGCCAAGGCAAATTCCGAAGACAAAATGACGGCCGATGGCGGAGGACTCATTGTGGACCCCAATACGGGTCTGGCCCGCATACCCCTGGACGCCTCGATGGACCCGGCGCTCTACTTTGCGCTCGACAGCATGAAAGTAGGCGACGTAAGTGCCCCTATTTCCTACCGCACCGAAGATGGACGGTCGGCCATGCGGATTCTGTGGTACAAAAGCAAATCGGAGCCTCACACGGCCAACCTGCGCGACGACTACGAAAAGCTGGCACAGATCGTACTTTCCAATAAGAAAAACAATGCGCTGGAAGAGTGGTTTAAGAAGGCGGCGGGGGATGTGTTCATCAGTGTGGACGAAGAATTCCAAAATTGCCAAATCTTCGGCCTGGCTCCGAAGGAAAATCAGTAG